The Candidozyma auris chromosome 1, complete sequence genome includes a region encoding these proteins:
- a CDS encoding mitochondrial 54S ribosomal protein MRPL50, protein MTILRSQLSLAKNFTRHLTKSKKVPVQLLQDFLPHGVKGQIIDVSPAFMRNVLHVGNKACYITKEHGPRIPVVKGQKIIQQSSSKKEPKIPEKPKDDTPALSLDELSSLFSNMKSSAKSKVQSFKATPDQMEPLVVEIKESVPQALTFSLKSSKAPITKATVADLIYKTSGVEIPKENIMLEDSNGKVVGDVSEVGEYKWIYTSSGGESIRRQITFY, encoded by the coding sequence ATGACTATCTTACGGAGCCAGTTGTCATTGGCGAAAAATTTTACAAGACATTTGACAAAGTCGAAGAAGGTTCCTGTGCAGCTATTGCAGGACTTTCTCCCTCATGGTGTGAAGGGACAGATCATTGATGTCTCACCAGCTTTCATGAGAAATGTTCTTCATGTGGGTAACAAGGCATGCTATATCACTAAAGAACATGGCCCAAGAATTCCAGTTGTGAAGGGCCAAAAAATCATTCAGCAATCTTCgtcaaagaaagagcctAAAATTCCAGAGAAGCCCAAGGACGATACACCTGCATTATCATTAGACGAATTGTCTTCACTTTTCTCCAACATGAAATCCTCTGCGAAATCGAAGGTACAGAGCTTTAAAGCAACTCCTGATCAAATGGAGCCCCTTGTTGTCGAAATCAAGGAGTCTGTTCCACAAGCTCTAACATTTTCCTTGAAAAGTTCGAAGGCTCCAATTACGAAGGCAACTGTGGCAGACCTCATATATAAAACAAGCGGTGTTGAAATTCCTAAAGAAAACATCATGCTAGAAGATCTGAACGGCAAGGTTGTCGGTGATGTGAGCGAAGTTGGGGAATACAAATGGATATATACCAGCTCTGGTGGTGAGAGTATCAGAAGACAGATTACATTCTATTAA
- a CDS encoding putative metalloprotease, whose protein sequence is MVEEQSALKTSPPEKLSGFEWWRRSLSYRTGLGMSDQERAQLEHDYREKHMNRNCGSCEENRDWMLRYSPSVRFMMDHVNKVGGNLSTSNIICNKCDDLKGGGFHPKYGILLCSNWIQDKYQLEDILTHELVHAYDHLKFNVDLTNLKHHACTEIRASMLSGECRMTKELMKTGLSGFSGKFQDCIKRRAIISVAANPNCKDEKVAEEVVNTVWQSCFNDTRPFERVYR, encoded by the coding sequence ATGGTGGAAGAACAATCTGCGTTGAAGACGTCTCCGCCCGAGAAACTCAGTGGCTTTGAATGGTGGAGACGTTCTTTGCTGTATAGAACAGGTTTGGGAATGTCTGACCAAGAGAGAGCTCAGCTTGAACATGACTACAGAGAAAAGCATATGAACAGAAATTGTGGTCTGTGTGAAGAAAACAGAGACTGGATGCTTCGGTACTCGCCTAGTGTGAGGTTCATGATGGATCACGTTAACAAGGTCGGTGGAAACTTGAGCACAAGTAACATCATCTGCAATAAATGTGACGATTTAAAAGGCGGCGGTTTTCATCCCAAGTATGGTATTTTGTTGTGTTCAAACTGGATCCAGGATAAATATCAATTAGAAGATATCTTGACTCACGAGCTTGTTCATGCCTATGATCATCTCAAATTCAATGTTGATCTCACGAATTTGAAACACCATGCATGTACTGAGATTCGAGCATCGATGCTAAGTGGTGAATGCCGTATGACaaaagagttgatgaagacaGGACTAAGCGGATTTTCAGGAAAGTTTCAAGATTGCATCAAGCGAAGAGCAATTATCTCAGTGGCAGCCAATCCAAATTGCAAGGATGAGAAAGTCGCCGAAGAAGTTGTGAATACAGTTTGGCAATCCTGTTTTAACGATACAAGACCATTTGAAAGGGTGTATCGTTAA
- the ARE2 gene encoding sterol acyltransferase, with product MVKRSETEDNLEKISNRAENPRMPLSSDFYNSDLSSSPSSTEVTGLAEEKVHLDEIRQLDESKEASDLRRRKVEPRKVVSDDKLRSLDHKQIESIFSTLNSVYHQRLERNKRKGNIFKSSFADLSADSTQYTILDSPQVKDSQFYGFFILFWLATAFFILKDALHAILEDGLFIYKAPVFKIFVAGLPKIAFTDALMYLSIFFAYFVQNLCLNGHITWTGAGWIIMSVYELGFFIFWIGYLLFFDFQWIGRVFLVLHMFVLLMKMHSYAFYNGYLWQILLELQFSEQYLTRLNNKECKIPDKFEEDKLRKLLAESIAFCRFELLHQSVAIGKEDEVDPQTLKRSLHKLQADESIKFPQNITFKNFFTFTMFPTVVYELVFPRTQRIRKSFLLEKVIAIFGIISIMLFVAEYAIYPLVMRSIELRSNNLNSIDYTAAYVLFVVDMIPPFMVEYLLVFYLIWDAILNAIGELSYYGDRDFYGPWWSCVDWFEYARLWNKPVHRFLLRHVYHSSISAFRLNKSQANLVTFVISSFIHELVMYAIFQRLRGYLWLFQMSQIPLVMISRTNYLRDKKVLGNAICWIGFTSGPAIICTLYLIF from the coding sequence ATGGTGAAGCGGTCTGAAACAGAAgacaacttggagaagatctcCAATCGGGCAGAGAATCCCAGAATGCCTTTGTCCTCAGATTTTTATAACTCCGACCTATCAAGCCTGCCTTCCAGTACTGAGGTTACTGGCCTtgctgaagagaaggtgCATCTTGACGAGATTAGACAGCTTGATGAATCCAAAGAGGCAAGTGATTTGAGACGAAGGAAAGTCGAACCAAGAAAAGTAGTTTCCGATGACAAATTGCGGTCCTTGGACCATAAGCAGATAGAGAGCATCTTCCTGACGCTCAACTCAGTATATCACCAGCGATTGGAAAGAAATAAGAGGAAGGGTAACATTTTCAAGTCTAGCTTCGCAGATCTAAGCGCCGACTCTACTCAGTATACCATTTTAGATTCCCCGCAAGTCAAGGATTCTCAGTTCTACGGCTTCTTTATCCTATTCTGGCTCGCCACtgcttttttcatcttgAAGGATGCCCTTCATGCAATCCTCGAGGATGGTCTTTTTATCTACAAAGCTCCAGTGTTCAAGATTTTTGTTGCTGGTCTTCCTAAGATTGCTTTCACCGATGCACTCATGTATttgagcatcttctttgcttACTTTGTCCAAAACTTGTGTCTAAATGGACATATTACTTGGACGGGTGCAGGCTGGATTATTATGTCTGTTTATGAACTTggctttttcatcttctggATTGGCTACCTCTTATTTTTTGACTTCCAGTGGATTGGAAGAGTCTTTCTTGTGCTTCATATGTTCGTGCTTCTCATGAAGATGCACTCTTACGCATTCTACAATGGATACCTCTGGCAAATTTTGTTGGAATTACAGTTTTCTGAGCAGTACTTGACGAGGTTGAACAATAAAGAATGCAAGATTCCTGATAAATTCGAGGAGGATAAATTAAGAAAACTTCTCGCCGAGAGCATTGCATTCTGTCGTTTTGAGTTACTTCATCAGTCTGTTGCAATTGGAAAGGAAGATGAGGTAGACCCTCAGACATTGAAACGGAGCTTGCACAAATTACAGGCTGACGAGCTGATCAAGTTCCCTCAAAACATCActttcaaaaacttcttcacttttaCCATGTTTCCGACTGTTGTGTATGAGCTTGTGTTTCCAAGAACTCAGCGCATTCGtaaaagcttcttgttggaaAAAGTCATTGCGATTTTTGGGATAATCTCCATCATGCTTTTCGTCGCCGAGTATGCCATATACCCTCTTGTAATGAGATCAATTGAGTTACGCAGCAATAATCTCAATTCCATTGATTATACTGCTGCTTACGTGCTTTTTGTTGTGGACATGATCCCACCTTTCATGGTTGAGTATCTTTTAGTATTCTACTTGATTTGGGATGCAATATTAAATGCAATTGGTGAGCTTAGCTACTACGGCGATCGTGATTTTTACGGACCTTGGTGGTCATGTGTGGACTGGTTCGAGTACGCCAGATTATGGAACAAGCCTGTCCATCGCTTCTTGCTTAGACATGTCTATCACTCGTCCATTAGTGCTTTCAGGTTGAATAAGTCACAGGCAAATTTAGTCACTTTCGTTATATCCAGCTTCATCCATGAGTTGGTTATGTATGCGATTTTTCAACGATTAAGAGGTTATTTGTGGCTATTCCAAATGAGTCAGATTCCGTTGGTAATGATTAGCAGAACCAACTATTTGAGGGATAAGAAGGTACTCGGAAATGCTATATGCTGGATTGGTTTTACTTCTGGACCAGCCATAATATGTACACTATACTTGATATTCTAG
- the BUD23 gene encoding 18S rRNA (guanine1575-N7)-methyltransferase — protein sequence MSRPEEIAPPEVFYNDTESYKYTSSSRVQHIQAKMTLRALELLNLDPQRPHFILDLGCGSGLSGEILTEEGYNWIGMDISPSMLASALDRDVEGDLFLADLGNGIPFRAETFDAVISISVIQWLCNADTAGVDPKKRLLRFFNTLFASMVRGGKFVAQFYPMNDTQTQNILEAAKVAGFAGGLVIDDPESKRNKKFYLVLSAGQSERALNLAGAQMEADDKTKKLSSKMKKSLESRKEYINRKKELMRRRGRTVAHDSKFTARKRRPRF from the coding sequence ATGTCCAGACCTGAAGAGATCGCCCCACCTGAGGTATTTTATAATGATACTGAATCATATAAGTACACGTCTTCCTCTCGTGTACAGCACATTCAAGCTAAGATGACTCTAAGGGCCCTTGAGCTTCTAAATCTCGATCCACAAAGACCACACTTCATCCTAGATCTAGGATGTGGGTCTGGGCTTTCAGGTGAGATTCTTACAGAGGAAGGTTACAACTGGATTGGCATGGATATATCGCCTAGTATGTTGGCTTCTGCTCTAGATAGGGATGTTGAGGGCgacctttttttggctGACCTAGGGAATGGAATTCCATTTAGGGCAGAAACTTTTGACGCTGTAATTTCTATTTCAGTCATTCAATGGTTATGTAATGCTGATACAGCCGGCGTTGACCCAAAAAAGAGACTTTTACGATTTTTCAATACGTTATTTGCATCGATGGTGAGAGGAGGGAAGTTCGTTGCGCAATTCTACCCTATGAACGACACCCAGACACAGAACATCCTTGAAGCTGCTAAAGTCGCAGGTTTTGCCGGAGGGTTGGTTATTGATGATCCAGAGTCCaagagaaacaaaaagtTTTACCTTGTTCTTTCTGCCGGTCAGTCCGAAAGAGCATTGAACTTAGCAGGAGCCCAAATGGAAGCCGACGACAAGACCAAGAAGCTCAGCAgcaagatgaagaagagtctaGAGTCTAGAAAAGAATACATCAATAGGAAGAAGGAATtaatgagaagaagaggacgTACCGTTGCGCATGACTCGAAATTCACGGCGAGAAAGAGACGTCCTCGGTTCTGA
- a CDS encoding mitochondrial 54S ribosomal protein bL19m, whose amino-acid sequence MSRAKETVYQPLPKKRNGENAIKFLHKQLLEKYDPTGKRSALVAPGGLRAGDVIKVTYKDRNTVLGQLIGIKRGNYNVGTNLHIRNKMTRIGVEMRVPLFSPNIKNIEVVSRPKSYPSRHKQFYIRNNRLDVGDLEVNLKIKS is encoded by the exons ATGAGTCGTGCCAAAGAAA CTGTTTACCAGCCCCTtcccaaaaaaaggaatGGTGAAAATGCCATCAAATTTTTGCATAAACAGCTCCTTGAAAAGTACGATCCTACAGGAAAAAGATCAGCTTTGGTGGCTCCTGGAGGTTTGAGAGCTGGTGATGTAATCAAGGTTACCTACAAAGATAGAAACACTGTGCTTGGTCAGTTAATCGGCATCAAGAGAGGTAACTACAACGTTGGAACTAATCTTCATATTAGGAACAAGATGACCAGAATCGGTGTCGAGATGAGAGTTCCATTGTTCAGCCCCAACATCAAGAATATCGAGGTCGTCTCGAGACCTAAATCTTACCCATCAAGACACAAGCAGTTCTACATCAGAAATAACAGACTTGACGTCGGAGATTTGGAGGTCAACCTCAAAATTAAAAGCTAA